A DNA window from Miscanthus floridulus cultivar M001 unplaced genomic scaffold, ASM1932011v1 fs_660_1_2, whole genome shotgun sequence contains the following coding sequences:
- the LOC136532562 gene encoding uncharacterized protein, whose protein sequence is MAMVQPADTAVKANEILARFRPIAPKPTLAAAAAAASPVAQAATEGVVAANRVLCHLQSRPCRARKRGRPTVVPVSPPKSGSGAQSPAKRKRAATPYPPLRCAAATGAHASAVVPVSARLPLPSLPPASAGAEDLAKVAAEGRDVPVERDLLRKLLEPKVISPRAVRPVCSAIHVGCIHRTDATCTAAASKTAVQVEAELEVDALPAVVSDSSNRVRLVNDAYKEMVGQPECPWLDAVAATSRRISGEVALVAADQSSLPETYGAFTCTAKIEWEDDGKVTSIAVLCDVSRLHCESRDYLFTWRFRTADADASVGHSSEEISES, encoded by the coding sequence ATGGCCATGGTGCAGCCGGCTGACACGGCCGTCAAGGCCAACGAGATCCTGGCGCGGTTCCGGCCCATCGCGCCCAAGCCCACactggcggccgcggccgcggcggcgtcgcCCGTGGCGCAGGCCGCGACCGAGGGCGTCGTGGCCGCCAACCGCGTGCTGTGCCATCTGCAGAGCAGGCCGTGCCGCGCGCGGAAACGCGGCCGCCCCACCGTCGTGCCGGTGTCGCCGCCCAAGTCGGGCTCTGGCGCGCAGTCGCCCGCCAAGCGGAAGAGAGCGGCGACGCCGTACCCGCCTCTCCGGTGCGCGGCGGCCACGGGAGCGCATGCGTCCGCGGTCGTCCCGGTCAGTGCGCGCCTCCCTCTGCCGTCGCTCCCGCCGGCGAGTGCGGGTGCCGAGGACCTCGCGAAGGTGGCGGCGGAGGGGAGGGACGTCCCCGTGGAGCGCGACCTGCTGCGGAAGCTGCTTGAGcccaaggtcatctcgccgcggGCGGTGCGCCCCGTGTGCTCTGCCATCCACGTCGGGTGCATCCACCGCACCGACGCGACCTGCACTGCCGCCGCCTCGAAGACGGCGGTTCAGGTGGAGGCGGAGCTGGAGGTCGACGCGCTCCCGGCGGTGGTCTCCGACTCCAGCAACCGCGTCCGGCTCGTGAACGACGCGTACAAGGAGATGGTGGGGCAGCCCGAGTGCCCGTGGCTCGACGCCGTGGCTGCGACGTCGAGGAGGATCAGCGGGGAGGTGGCGCTGGTGGCAGCCGACCAGTCCTCCCTGCCGGAGACGTACGGGGCGTTCACATGCACGGCAAAGATCGAGTGGGAGGACGACGGGAAGGTCACCTCCATCGCTGTACTCTGCGACGTCAGCCGGCTGCACTGCGAGTCCAGAGACTACCTCTTCACCTGGAGGTTCCGTACCGCCGACGCCGACGCATCCGTTGGCCACAGCTCCGAGGAGATTAGTGAGAGTTAG